A DNA window from Armatimonadota bacterium contains the following coding sequences:
- the glgB gene encoding 1,4-alpha-glucan branching protein GlgB yields MKRAEVTLLSADDLHYFNEGTHDRLYEKLGAHPLDIDGVAGTYFAVWAPNARWVSVIGDFNRWDPAAHPLRPREQSGIWEGFLPGVRAGTRYKYHIVSRHGDYRVDKADPLAFAAEPPPRTASLVWDPVYAWGDTEWMAQRAQRNSLSAPMAIYEVHLGSWMRDPQEGHRWLTYRELAPRLAEYVQRMGFTHVEFLPVMEHPFYGSWGYQVTGYFAPTARYGTPQDLMFLIDFLHQEGIGVILDWVPSHFPTDEHGLGFFDGTHLYEHADPRRGLHPDWNSYIFNYDRHEVRSFLLSSARFWLDRYHADGLRVDAVASMLYLDYSRKEGEWIPNIYGGRENLEAIAFLRRLNEVVYGQIPGVQTIAEESTAWPMVSRPTYLGGLGFGMKWDMGWMHDTLEYMRRDPIHRKYHHNQLTFRMLYAFSENFVLPLSHDEVVHGKGSLWAKMPGDPWQRAANLRLLLGYMYAQPGKKLLFMGGEFGQQREWAHQESLDWHLLADPRHAGLQRWVEDLNRLYRRTPALHELDFDPSGFEWVDASDSEHSVLSFLRRGCSAAEAILVVANFTPVPRHGYRVGVPSGGWWEEILNSDAAVYGGSGLGNLGGVQADPIPFHGRPFSLGLTLPPLAVVFLRSKT; encoded by the coding sequence ATGAAGCGAGCGGAGGTCACCCTCCTGTCGGCGGACGACCTCCATTACTTCAACGAAGGGACACACGACCGCCTCTACGAGAAGCTGGGTGCCCACCCCCTGGACATCGACGGGGTGGCGGGGACCTACTTTGCCGTCTGGGCGCCCAATGCCCGCTGGGTGTCAGTGATCGGGGACTTCAATCGCTGGGACCCCGCGGCCCACCCCCTCCGGCCGCGGGAACAGTCGGGCATCTGGGAGGGGTTCCTCCCGGGGGTGAGAGCGGGGACCCGCTACAAGTACCACATCGTCTCACGTCATGGCGACTACCGGGTGGATAAGGCCGACCCCCTGGCCTTCGCCGCAGAGCCGCCGCCCCGCACCGCCTCGCTGGTCTGGGACCCGGTCTATGCATGGGGCGACACAGAGTGGATGGCGCAGCGGGCTCAACGCAACAGCCTCTCCGCCCCCATGGCCATCTACGAAGTGCACCTGGGCTCCTGGATGCGCGACCCGCAGGAGGGCCATCGCTGGCTCACCTACCGGGAGCTGGCCCCCCGTCTGGCGGAGTATGTCCAGCGGATGGGGTTCACCCACGTGGAGTTCCTGCCGGTGATGGAGCACCCCTTCTACGGCTCTTGGGGCTACCAGGTCACCGGTTACTTCGCGCCGACCGCCCGCTACGGCACGCCCCAGGACCTCATGTTCCTGATCGACTTCCTCCACCAGGAGGGAATCGGGGTGATCCTGGACTGGGTCCCCTCCCACTTTCCCACCGACGAGCACGGCCTGGGGTTCTTCGACGGGACGCACCTCTACGAGCACGCCGACCCCAGGCGGGGCCTCCACCCTGACTGGAACAGCTACATCTTCAACTACGACCGGCACGAGGTGCGCAGCTTCCTCCTGTCCAGCGCCCGCTTCTGGCTGGATCGCTACCACGCCGACGGCCTGCGCGTGGACGCGGTGGCTTCCATGCTCTACCTGGACTACTCCCGCAAGGAGGGGGAGTGGATCCCCAATATCTACGGCGGAAGGGAGAACCTGGAGGCCATCGCCTTCCTCCGCCGCCTGAACGAGGTGGTCTACGGGCAGATCCCGGGGGTGCAGACCATCGCCGAGGAGTCCACGGCCTGGCCCATGGTCTCCCGCCCCACCTACCTGGGCGGGCTGGGGTTCGGCATGAAGTGGGACATGGGCTGGATGCACGACACCCTGGAATACATGCGCCGCGATCCCATTCACCGCAAGTACCACCACAACCAGCTCACCTTCCGCATGCTGTACGCCTTCAGCGAGAACTTCGTCCTGCCGCTTTCCCACGACGAGGTGGTGCACGGCAAGGGCTCCCTGTGGGCCAAGATGCCAGGGGACCCCTGGCAGCGGGCCGCCAATCTGCGGCTGCTGTTGGGCTACATGTACGCCCAGCCCGGGAAGAAGCTGCTCTTCATGGGTGGGGAGTTTGGGCAGCAGCGGGAGTGGGCGCACCAGGAGAGCCTGGACTGGCACCTGCTGGCCGACCCGCGACACGCCGGCCTGCAGCGGTGGGTGGAGGACCTGAACAGACTCTACCGGCGCACCCCGGCCCTGCATGAGCTGGACTTCGACCCCTCCGGCTTCGAGTGGGTGGACGCCAGCGACAGCGAGCACAGTGTGCTGAGCTTTCTGCGCCGGGGCTGCTCCGCGGCGGAAGCCATCCTGGTCGTGGCCAACTTCACCCCGGTGCCCCGTCACGGCTACCGGGTGGGAGTCCCCTCCGGGGGCTGGTGGGAGGAGATCCTGAACAGCGACGCCGCCGTCTACGGCGGCAGTGGACTGGGCAACCTGGGCGGGGTACAGGCCGATCCCATCCCCTTTCACGGCCGCCCCTTCTCGCTTGGCCTGACCCTGCCGCCGCTGGCCGTAGTCTTCCTCAGGTCGAAAACGTAA
- a CDS encoding NAD-dependent epimerase/dehydratase family protein, with amino-acid sequence MTGGAGFIGSHVVDAYVAAGHDVVVVDTLRTGRADYVHPRARLYQVDVASPELADVFARERPEVVNHHAALASVSLSVRQPLEDARVNVLGTLNVLDQAARSGVRRVIYASTGGALYGEPETIPVREDHPVRPLSPYGASKYAGEVYVRLYHRLHGLPYFILRYSNVFGPRQDPLGEAGVVAIFAAAMLRGQTPVIFGDGTQTRDFVYVEDVVRANLLATTSQDCGVVHIATGVETTVKDVHRLLAAAIGYWAAPQHGPPREGDVYRIALDVTLAGRTLGWRPQVVLEEGLRRTVEWFRSRGLQE; translated from the coding sequence GTGACCGGGGGAGCCGGCTTCATCGGGTCGCATGTGGTGGACGCCTACGTGGCGGCGGGCCACGACGTGGTGGTGGTAGACACCCTGCGCACGGGGAGGGCGGATTACGTCCACCCCCGGGCGAGGCTCTACCAGGTGGATGTCGCCTCCCCGGAACTGGCGGACGTCTTCGCCCGGGAGCGTCCGGAGGTCGTCAACCACCATGCCGCCCTGGCTTCGGTCAGCCTCTCCGTGCGGCAACCCCTGGAGGACGCACGGGTCAACGTGCTGGGGACGCTCAACGTGCTGGACCAGGCGGCGCGATCCGGCGTGCGCAGGGTCATCTACGCCTCCACCGGCGGGGCGCTTTACGGCGAGCCGGAGACCATCCCCGTACGCGAGGACCACCCCGTGCGACCGCTCAGTCCCTATGGGGCCTCCAAGTACGCGGGAGAGGTCTACGTGCGCCTCTACCACCGGCTGCACGGCCTGCCCTACTTCATCCTCCGCTATTCCAACGTCTTCGGGCCGCGCCAGGACCCGCTGGGCGAAGCTGGTGTGGTGGCCATCTTCGCGGCGGCCATGCTGCGGGGCCAGACCCCGGTCATCTTCGGCGACGGCACGCAGACCCGAGACTTCGTCTACGTAGAGGACGTGGTGCGGGCCAACCTTCTGGCCACTACTTCTCAAGACTGCGGCGTGGTGCACATCGCCACGGGGGTGGAGACGACGGTCAAGGACGTCCACCGGCTGCTGGCGGCGGCAATCGGCTATTGGGCGGCGCCGCAGCACGGACCGCCCCGGGAAGGCGACGTCTACCGGATCGCCCTTGACGTCACCCTGGCGGGACGCACCCTGGGATGGCGACCGCAGGTTGTCCTGGAGGAGGGACTGCGCCGCACGGTGGAGTGGTTCAGGAGCCGGGGGCTGCAGGAGTGA
- the malQ gene encoding 4-alpha-glucanotransferase, which translates to MTQEAMLRSLAALYGVQTVYFDVYGRRQRASVESLLAVLRALGAPLEGLRDVPEALRAVREAHRQAGCEPVAVAWDGRLRGVELRLPAVDSPPLDCRLHLEDGKTITWRTSAGRLRPRGEAQIGERRYLLFRLPMPGRLPPGYHQLVVRAGRRRWETMLICAPRQAYLPAPEGPAAHTWGVFLPLYALRSRRSWGTGDFTDLEALLDWVGGLGGGVVATLPLLAAFLDEPCEPSPYVPASRLFWNELYLDPARSPDLPGCPEAQELLGSAAHRRELARLRKAPLVDYRAAMRVKRPVLEALTRSVFREPSARREALLAFASARPHLEDYARFRAVGERLRRPWPAWPPRPREGNIQQGDYDEDARRYHLYVQWLAHEQLSALAGQARQRGSGLYLDLPLGVHPDGYDVWREREVFARGVSGGAPPDAFFTRGQDWGFPPLHPQRLRAQRYRYFIQVIRHHLEHAGVLRLDHIMALHRLFWVPQGMEARQGVYVTYPAEELYAILTLESHRHRAVIVGEDLGTVPPQVRRAMHRHGLVRMYVVQYEARPDAARPLGKVTEDFLAELNTHDMPPFAAFWQGLDIRERQALGLLDAAAARVERRERQRLRQAIVTFLRARRWLEARSAGAAGVLRALLAYLAAGPARIVVLNLEDLWLERRPQNVPGTGSERPNWRRKARYYFEEFRRLRQVTSALRLVHRLRRAHRDRGGMA; encoded by the coding sequence GTGACCCAGGAGGCCATGCTGCGCAGCCTGGCCGCGCTCTACGGCGTCCAGACCGTCTACTTCGACGTGTACGGCCGGCGGCAGCGCGCTTCGGTGGAGAGCCTGCTGGCGGTGCTCCGCGCGCTGGGCGCACCGCTTGAGGGTCTGCGTGACGTCCCGGAGGCCCTGCGGGCGGTACGGGAGGCGCACCGGCAGGCAGGGTGCGAGCCGGTCGCGGTGGCCTGGGACGGCCGGCTACGGGGCGTGGAACTGAGGCTCCCGGCGGTCGACTCCCCTCCTCTTGACTGCCGTCTGCACCTTGAGGACGGCAAAACCATCACCTGGCGCACTTCTGCGGGCCGGCTCCGCCCCCGGGGCGAGGCGCAGATCGGGGAAAGACGCTACCTCCTCTTCCGCCTCCCAATGCCGGGCCGCCTGCCGCCGGGATACCACCAGCTGGTGGTCCGCGCCGGAAGGCGCAGATGGGAAACGATGCTCATCTGTGCGCCCCGCCAGGCGTACCTCCCTGCCCCGGAGGGGCCGGCGGCCCACACCTGGGGTGTCTTCCTCCCGCTATACGCTCTTCGCAGTCGCCGGTCGTGGGGCACCGGGGACTTCACCGACCTTGAGGCGCTGCTGGATTGGGTGGGTGGCCTGGGCGGGGGCGTGGTGGCCACGCTGCCTTTGCTGGCGGCGTTCCTGGACGAACCCTGCGAGCCCAGCCCCTACGTTCCGGCGAGCCGCCTCTTCTGGAATGAGCTCTACCTGGACCCTGCCCGCAGCCCCGACCTGCCCGGCTGCCCGGAGGCGCAGGAGCTCCTGGGGTCGGCGGCGCACCGCAGGGAGCTGGCCCGCCTGCGGAAGGCGCCGCTGGTGGACTACCGCGCCGCCATGCGGGTGAAGCGGCCGGTGCTGGAGGCGCTGACCCGATCCGTCTTCCGGGAGCCTTCGGCCCGGCGGGAGGCCCTCCTAGCCTTCGCCAGCGCCCGCCCCCATCTGGAGGACTATGCCCGGTTCCGGGCGGTGGGTGAACGGCTGCGCCGCCCCTGGCCGGCCTGGCCACCCCGCCCGCGCGAGGGGAACATTCAGCAGGGAGACTATGACGAGGACGCGCGGCGCTACCACCTCTATGTGCAGTGGCTGGCTCACGAGCAGCTCTCGGCCCTGGCCGGGCAGGCCCGCCAGCGCGGGTCCGGCCTGTACCTGGACCTGCCCCTGGGCGTACACCCGGACGGCTACGACGTCTGGCGAGAGCGGGAGGTCTTCGCCCGGGGCGTCTCCGGGGGCGCGCCGCCCGACGCCTTCTTCACCAGGGGGCAGGACTGGGGCTTCCCGCCCCTCCACCCCCAGCGACTGCGGGCGCAGCGTTACAGGTACTTCATCCAGGTGATCCGCCACCACCTGGAGCACGCCGGCGTCCTGCGGCTGGACCACATCATGGCCCTGCACCGCCTATTCTGGGTGCCCCAGGGCATGGAGGCGCGCCAGGGTGTCTACGTCACTTACCCGGCAGAGGAGCTCTATGCCATTTTGACCCTGGAGTCACACCGCCACAGGGCCGTCATCGTGGGGGAGGACCTGGGGACCGTTCCCCCGCAGGTGCGCCGGGCGATGCACCGTCACGGACTGGTGCGGATGTACGTCGTCCAGTACGAGGCCCGGCCAGATGCGGCGCGGCCTCTGGGTAAGGTCACGGAGGACTTCCTGGCGGAGCTGAACACGCACGACATGCCGCCCTTCGCCGCATTCTGGCAGGGGCTGGACATCCGGGAGAGGCAGGCTCTCGGCCTGCTGGATGCCGCCGCCGCCCGGGTGGAGCGACGGGAGCGGCAGCGACTGCGCCAGGCGATTGTGACATTCCTCCGCGCCAGGCGGTGGCTGGAGGCAAGGAGTGCGGGAGCGGCAGGTGTGCTCCGGGCCCTCCTGGCCTACCTGGCAGCGGGCCCGGCCCGCATAGTCGTGCTGAACCTGGAGGACCTCTGGCTGGAACGGCGGCCGCAGAACGTCCCCGGGACCGGGTCGGAACGGCCCAACTGGCGACGGAAAGCCCGGTACTACTTCGAGGAGTTCCGCCGCCTGCGGCAGGTGACCTCTGCCCTCCGCCTGGTGCACCGCCTGCGGCGGGCGCATCGGGACCGAGGTGGCATGGCGTGA